Proteins encoded by one window of Collimonas fungivorans:
- a CDS encoding zf-TFIIB domain-containing protein: MYCPVCKDKELVMSERQSIEIDYCPGCRGVWLDRGELDKIIQQSTHELTSARAQPAAPARHQPEYRPEQHGSQYSAQYNDHRRPKKKESFWQELFD, from the coding sequence ATGTATTGCCCTGTATGCAAGGACAAAGAGCTCGTCATGAGCGAACGGCAGAGTATCGAGATCGATTACTGCCCTGGTTGCCGCGGCGTCTGGCTGGACCGCGGCGAACTGGACAAGATCATCCAGCAATCAACCCATGAATTGACCAGCGCCAGGGCGCAACCGGCAGCTCCGGCACGGCACCAGCCTGAATATCGCCCCGAGCAGCACGGATCGCAGTACAGCGCGCAGTACAACGATCATCGCCGGCCGAAGAAAAAAGAGAGTTTCTGGCAAGAGCTGTTCGACTGA
- a CDS encoding SDR family NAD(P)-dependent oxidoreductase gives MQIENNVFLISGGGSGLGAATAAMLVQGGARVVIADINQEAGAALATQLGANARFVATDVCSEASATEAVNTALTVFGGLHGLVSCAGVAPAKRIVGKEGPHGLEDFARVVQINLIGTFNMMRLAADAMSKGQPNADGERGVIINTASVAAFDGQIGQAAYASSKGGVVALTLPAARELSRHGIRVMTIAPGIMETPMLLGMPAEVQDALGKMVPFPPRLGKPAEFSALVKTIVETVYLNGEVIRLDGGIRLAPK, from the coding sequence ATGCAAATCGAAAATAATGTATTCCTGATCAGCGGCGGCGGTTCCGGCCTGGGTGCTGCGACTGCCGCCATGCTGGTGCAGGGCGGCGCCAGGGTGGTGATCGCCGACATCAACCAGGAAGCCGGCGCCGCACTGGCGACGCAGCTGGGCGCCAACGCCCGTTTTGTGGCGACTGACGTGTGCAGCGAGGCCAGCGCGACGGAAGCCGTCAATACGGCGCTGACGGTGTTCGGCGGCTTGCACGGACTGGTCAGCTGCGCCGGCGTGGCGCCGGCCAAGCGCATCGTCGGCAAGGAGGGGCCGCATGGCCTGGAAGATTTCGCGCGGGTGGTCCAGATCAACCTGATCGGCACCTTCAACATGATGCGCCTGGCTGCCGATGCGATGAGCAAGGGTCAGCCGAATGCCGACGGCGAACGCGGCGTGATCATCAATACCGCCTCGGTGGCGGCGTTCGACGGCCAGATCGGCCAGGCCGCCTACGCCTCGTCCAAGGGCGGAGTAGTGGCCTTGACCTTGCCGGCGGCGCGCGAACTGTCGCGCCACGGCATCCGTGTGATGACGATTGCGCCAGGCATCATGGAAACGCCGATGCTGCTCGGCATGCCGGCAGAAGTGCAGGACGCGCTCGGGAAAATGGTGCCGTTCCCGCCGCGGCTGGGCAAACCTGCCGAATTCTCGGCATTGGTGAAGACCATCGTCGAGACGGTCTACCTGAACGGCGAAGTGATCCGCCTCGATGGCGGGATCCGGCTGGCGCCGAAGTAA
- a CDS encoding AraC family transcriptional regulator, with protein MEDWEKGTIAISFVDEALHSMRERGMDTESLLLQAGIAPRWLKEPHARVAAANYGRLWYLIAHAMDDEFFGMDSHPMRVGSFNMLCRGALHSANLGKALERMLDFLRLVLDDMSATLSEQDGLARIAISDSGDPRRMFAYGAFLMIVHGIGSWLIGRRIQLLSADFRCAEPLASLDYKIRFCDQARFSQPQTSITFDATCLALPIVQNQRTLQPFLREAPGNLLVKYSSHDSLAATIRRRLRQLPLTEWSDFDSLSKQLNTPASTLRRKLSQEGQSYQAIKDNLRRDLAINYLSGSVKSIEDIAISLGFADSSAFHRAFKKWTGSSPGEHRRILSGA; from the coding sequence ATGGAAGACTGGGAAAAGGGAACGATCGCCATCAGCTTCGTCGATGAAGCGCTGCACAGCATGCGCGAGCGCGGCATGGATACCGAATCGCTGCTGCTGCAGGCCGGCATCGCACCGCGCTGGCTGAAAGAACCGCATGCCCGGGTCGCCGCCGCCAACTACGGCCGGCTGTGGTATTTGATCGCGCATGCCATGGACGATGAATTCTTCGGCATGGACAGCCATCCCATGCGGGTCGGCAGCTTCAACATGCTGTGCCGCGGCGCCCTGCACAGCGCCAATCTCGGCAAAGCCCTGGAACGCATGCTGGATTTCCTGCGGCTGGTGCTGGACGACATGTCGGCGACGCTCTCCGAACAAGACGGCCTGGCGCGCATCGCCATCAGCGACAGCGGCGATCCGCGCCGCATGTTTGCCTACGGCGCCTTCCTGATGATCGTGCACGGCATCGGCAGCTGGCTGATCGGACGCCGCATCCAGTTGCTGTCGGCGGATTTCCGCTGCGCGGAACCGCTAGCCAGCCTGGACTACAAGATCCGCTTTTGCGACCAGGCCCGCTTCAGCCAGCCACAGACCAGCATCACTTTCGACGCGACTTGCCTGGCTTTGCCGATAGTGCAGAACCAGCGCACCCTGCAACCGTTCCTGCGCGAAGCGCCCGGCAACCTGCTGGTGAAATACAGCAGCCACGACAGCCTGGCGGCGACCATCCGCCGCCGCTTGCGCCAGTTGCCGCTGACCGAATGGTCAGATTTCGACAGCTTGTCGAAACAGCTCAACACACCGGCCTCGACCCTGCGCCGCAAGCTCAGCCAGGAGGGCCAGTCGTACCAGGCGATCAAGGACAATTTGCGGCGCGACCTGGCGATCAATTACCTGAGCGGCTCAGTCAAGAGCATAGAAGACATTGCCATCAGCCTTGGTTTCGCCGATTCCAGCGCCTTCCACCGGGCGTTCAAGAAATGGACGGGAAGCAGTCCGGGCGAACATCGGCGGATTTTGTCAGGGGCCTAG
- a CDS encoding dihydroneopterin aldolase, whose amino-acid sequence MKNENIASGVRWQIFVEALSTTTRVGLHPHEHEKAQAVELDIELSYRTGGQHDDDAASVIDYDHYCGVVTAFLQAKPHTRLLETLASEVASLSFREFTMLDEIRVAIHKPKIRPNTARLGVASSWTRWSYETLLVLQPLESSVAA is encoded by the coding sequence ATGAAAAACGAAAACATCGCCAGCGGCGTCCGCTGGCAGATCTTCGTCGAAGCCTTGTCGACGACGACGCGGGTCGGCCTGCATCCGCACGAGCATGAGAAGGCGCAGGCGGTGGAGCTGGATATCGAGCTGTCCTACCGCACCGGCGGCCAGCACGATGACGATGCCGCTTCGGTGATCGACTACGATCATTACTGCGGCGTGGTCACGGCTTTCCTGCAGGCCAAGCCGCACACCCGCCTGCTGGAGACGCTGGCGTCGGAAGTCGCCAGCCTGTCGTTCCGCGAATTCACCATGCTGGATGAAATCCGGGTTGCGATCCACAAGCCGAAGATCCGTCCGAATACCGCGCGGCTGGGCGTGGCTTCGAGCTGGACGCGCTGGAGTTATGAGACCCTGCTGGTGCTGCAGCCGCTGGAAAGCAGCGTCGCAGCTTGA
- the nhaR gene encoding transcriptional activator NhaR, with protein MKSSGLNFRHLHYFWVVAKEGSVTRAAERLGLAVQTVSAQLSLLEQAVGKSLLAPQGRRLVLTEAGRLALGYADQIFLLGEQMQEALAAADDEPTLRLAVGISDSLPKLISSRLLEAALRLPQRVKLVCFEDKFESLLGDLTMHKLDVVLTDRPAPSGAALRVFSHLLGESDIALFGSKELAKRYRAKFPASLSGAPLLLPTRNNVIRGRIDHWFEAHELRPDVVGEFDDNALLNTFGRNGLGLFPAPSALAADVEEQFGAVLIGELDQVHEQFYAVSNERKIKHPAVEAILSAIHGRVFTPVKRK; from the coding sequence ATGAAATCATCGGGACTGAATTTTCGCCACCTGCATTATTTCTGGGTGGTGGCCAAGGAGGGCAGCGTTACGCGCGCTGCCGAACGGCTCGGACTGGCGGTGCAAACCGTCAGCGCCCAGCTGTCGCTGCTGGAGCAGGCGGTAGGCAAGTCGCTGCTGGCGCCGCAAGGGCGGCGGCTGGTATTGACCGAAGCGGGGCGCCTGGCGCTGGGTTATGCCGACCAGATTTTCCTGCTGGGCGAGCAGATGCAGGAGGCGCTTGCCGCTGCGGACGATGAGCCCACCTTGCGGCTGGCGGTCGGCATTTCGGATTCGCTGCCGAAGCTGATTTCGTCGCGCCTGCTGGAAGCGGCATTGCGCTTGCCGCAGCGGGTGAAACTGGTGTGTTTCGAGGACAAGTTCGAGTCGCTGCTGGGCGACCTCACCATGCACAAGTTGGATGTGGTCCTGACCGACCGCCCGGCGCCTTCCGGTGCGGCGTTACGCGTGTTCAGCCATTTGCTGGGAGAGAGCGACATCGCGCTGTTCGGCAGCAAGGAGCTGGCCAAGCGTTATCGCGCAAAATTCCCGGCCAGCCTGAGCGGTGCGCCTCTGCTGCTGCCGACCCGCAACAACGTGATCCGCGGCCGCATCGACCATTGGTTCGAAGCGCATGAGCTGCGGCCGGATGTGGTCGGCGAGTTCGATGACAATGCGTTGCTGAACACCTTCGGCCGCAACGGTCTGGGCCTGTTCCCGGCGCCGTCGGCGCTCGCCGCGGATGTCGAGGAACAGTTCGGTGCGGTGCTGATCGGCGAGCTGGACCAGGTGCATGAGCAGTTTTATGCAGTGTCGAACGAGCGCAAAATCAAACATCCGGCGGTGGAGGCGATTCTGTCGGCGATACATGGAAGGGTATTCACTCCGGTCAAGCGCAAATAA
- a CDS encoding thioredoxin family protein, with the protein MMKKFFALCLGLLLAQAVAAAPLPYDEKADAKTDLTQALSQAQASHKQVILVFGANWCTDCRELDKAIHGKSASLIDGKFILVKVDVGNFDKNLDVAQSYGNPIKKGIPAAVLLSPDNKILYSTKAGELADARRMGENGIYDFFNKEIVKRQGS; encoded by the coding sequence ATGATGAAAAAATTCTTCGCCCTCTGCCTGGGACTGTTATTGGCGCAAGCGGTAGCCGCCGCCCCGCTGCCCTATGATGAAAAGGCCGACGCCAAGACCGACCTGACCCAGGCGCTGAGCCAGGCCCAGGCCAGCCACAAGCAGGTGATCCTGGTGTTCGGCGCCAACTGGTGCACCGATTGCCGCGAACTGGACAAGGCGATCCATGGCAAAAGCGCATCGCTGATCGATGGCAAATTCATCCTGGTGAAAGTCGATGTCGGCAATTTCGACAAGAATCTCGATGTCGCCCAGTCTTACGGCAACCCGATCAAGAAGGGCATCCCGGCCGCGGTGCTGCTCAGCCCCGACAACAAGATCCTGTATTCGACCAAGGCCGGCGAGCTGGCCGATGCCCGCCGCATGGGCGAGAACGGCATCTATGACTTCTTCAACAAAGAGATCGTAAAACGGCAAGGCAGCTAA
- a CDS encoding AMP-binding protein, protein MPSAFPGEAATAHASIPEYDRFYADFNVDSIAAELFGSLQTGINACVECCDRHATPGRIALLWEGKDGRSASYTFAQLKELSGRFANFLKQQGVQPGDRVAGLLPRTPELLVAILGTWRAGAVYQPLFTAFGSKSIEYRVAASEAKLIVTDADNRHKLEEVLDCPPVMTVADATPAGDFGFWPELEHQSSEFAPVMRKADDAFIMLFTSGTTGPAKGVAVPLRAMLSFYVYTRYAMDVRPEDAFWNIADPGWAYGLYYCVTGPMLMGHAITFYEGSFTLESTYRIIEKYKITNLAGSPTAYRLLIAGGAEAAAPVKGQLRAVSSAGEPLNPEVIRWFREHLACLINDHYGQTETGMVLCNHHGLQHEVHMGSAGLAMPGYRLAVLDDDQNELAAGQPGVLAIDRRHSPVYWFQGYWQQDAGDSDYYITGDTVEKNQDGSISFIGRGDDIITSSGYRIGPFDVESALLEHAAVMEAAVVGKPDPERTELVKAFVVLSTGCQASAELVAELQQYVKHRLAAHSYPREIEFLTELPKTPSGKLQRFILRNQEIAKAKI, encoded by the coding sequence ATGCCATCTGCTTTTCCAGGCGAGGCTGCAACTGCGCACGCCAGCATTCCTGAATATGACCGGTTTTATGCGGACTTCAATGTCGACAGCATCGCCGCCGAGCTGTTCGGCAGCCTGCAAACCGGCATCAACGCCTGTGTCGAATGCTGCGACCGCCATGCCACGCCCGGCCGCATTGCATTGCTTTGGGAAGGCAAGGATGGCCGCAGCGCCAGCTACACCTTCGCCCAGCTCAAGGAATTGTCGGGGCGCTTCGCCAATTTCCTGAAGCAGCAGGGCGTCCAGCCCGGCGACCGCGTCGCCGGCTTGCTGCCGCGCACCCCGGAACTGCTGGTTGCCATCCTCGGCACCTGGCGCGCCGGCGCGGTGTACCAGCCCTTGTTCACCGCCTTCGGTTCGAAATCGATTGAATACCGGGTAGCCGCCAGCGAGGCGAAACTGATCGTTACCGACGCCGATAACCGCCACAAGCTGGAGGAAGTGCTGGATTGTCCGCCTGTCATGACCGTCGCCGATGCAACACCGGCCGGCGACTTCGGTTTCTGGCCGGAGCTGGAACATCAGTCGAGCGAGTTTGCGCCGGTGATGCGCAAGGCTGACGACGCTTTCATCATGTTGTTTACCTCGGGCACGACCGGGCCGGCCAAAGGCGTCGCAGTGCCGCTGCGGGCGATGCTGTCGTTTTATGTCTACACGCGCTACGCAATGGATGTGCGGCCGGAAGACGCTTTCTGGAATATCGCCGATCCCGGCTGGGCCTATGGTTTGTACTATTGCGTGACCGGGCCGATGCTGATGGGTCACGCGATCACCTTCTACGAGGGTTCGTTCACGCTCGAGAGCACCTACCGGATCATTGAGAAATACAAGATCACCAATCTCGCCGGTTCGCCTACCGCGTACCGGCTGCTGATTGCCGGCGGCGCCGAAGCAGCGGCGCCGGTCAAGGGCCAGCTGCGCGCCGTCAGCAGCGCCGGCGAACCGCTGAATCCGGAGGTGATCCGCTGGTTCCGCGAACACCTTGCCTGCCTGATCAACGATCATTACGGCCAGACTGAAACGGGCATGGTGTTGTGCAACCACCATGGCTTGCAGCACGAGGTGCACATGGGTTCGGCCGGCCTTGCCATGCCCGGCTACCGGCTGGCGGTGCTGGACGACGATCAAAACGAGCTCGCGGCGGGGCAGCCAGGCGTGCTGGCGATAGACCGCCGCCATTCGCCGGTGTACTGGTTCCAAGGGTATTGGCAGCAGGATGCTGGCGACAGCGATTATTACATCACCGGCGATACGGTCGAAAAGAACCAGGACGGCAGCATCAGCTTTATCGGACGCGGCGACGATATCATTACTTCCTCCGGTTATCGCATAGGCCCGTTTGATGTCGAAAGTGCGTTGCTGGAGCATGCGGCGGTGATGGAAGCCGCGGTGGTCGGCAAGCCGGATCCCGAGCGCACTGAACTGGTCAAGGCTTTTGTCGTCTTAAGTACAGGCTGCCAAGCCAGTGCGGAACTGGTCGCCGAGCTGCAGCAATACGTCAAGCATCGGCTGGCGGCGCATTCTTATCCGCGCGAAATCGAATTTTTAACTGAACTGCCAAAAACCCCTAGCGGCAAACTGCAGCGCTTCATCTTGCGCAACCAGGAAATCGCCAAGGCTAAAATTTAA
- a CDS encoding HPF/RaiA family ribosome-associated protein, with protein MKPTIAIVATKGVKLSRRLREYVIHRLSLALDRRQYSIQAMKVRISDQNGPKGGIDKHCQIQLTLPGLPTVVVTEKGNDVAAMVDQAAHRAAQAIDRLLSRAKSIRHTKYTVPISETALI; from the coding sequence ATGAAACCGACTATCGCCATCGTCGCTACCAAAGGTGTAAAACTCAGCCGCAGGCTGCGCGAGTACGTTATCCATCGCTTGAGCCTGGCGCTCGATCGGAGGCAATACAGCATCCAGGCCATGAAAGTGCGCATCAGCGACCAGAACGGCCCCAAGGGCGGCATCGACAAGCATTGCCAGATCCAGCTGACCTTGCCGGGCTTGCCGACCGTGGTCGTCACCGAAAAAGGAAACGATGTCGCGGCCATGGTCGACCAGGCCGCGCATCGCGCCGCACAAGCCATCGACCGCCTGCTGTCGCGCGCCAAATCGATCCGGCATACCAAATACACGGTGCCGATCAGCGAAACAGCCCTTATCTAA
- a CDS encoding NADP-dependent malic enzyme, whose translation MSTPTTLSAAEQALRDAALEYHRSPTRGKIAVVPTKPLSNQRDLSLAYSPGVAYACLAIHEDPEMAVEYTSRANLVGVVTNGTAVLGLGDIGPLAGKPVMEGKGCLFHNFAGIDVFDIELAERDPDKLVEIIAALEPTLGGINLEDIKAPECFYIEKKLRERMKIPVFHDDQHGTAIISSAALLNGLELVNKKIGEVKLVASGAGAAAIACLDLMVELGVKRENIFVCDSRGVIHDKREDKLDVSKQRYQQTTNARTLGDAIVDADVFLGCSAPGVLTQDMVKAMGSQPIILALANPEPEIRPELALEARPDCIIATGRSDYPNQVNNVLCFPYIFRGALDCGATSITEAMKVACVREIADLTKAEISEEVASAYAGQELHFGPEYIIPKPFDSRLILRIAPAVARAAEESGVATRPIKDMEAYRQSLMRFVSHTGMFMRPVFVAARGEPQRIVYAEGEDERVLRAVQIALEEKLVRPILIGRPAVIEARIKRAGLRLQAGRDFELINPEDDVRFRQYWETYHEIKARDGVTPEMAKSTLRRSNTTIASLLVKLGDADGMLCGLVGRFDNHLEHVSDIIGLREGAKCFATMNGLVLDKHTLFIADTFVNDDPDAEQLADIAAMAVEEVRRFGVPPKVAFLSHSMFGSSTRPSAKKMRAARDLFVKRMPDVEADGEMHGDAALSAEVRAQFLPKSTLSGDANVLVTPNLDAANILFNVLKMTGGQGVTVGPVLLGAAAPVHILNPSATVRRVVNMTALVVANAISAKQEV comes from the coding sequence ATGAGCACCCCAACCACTCTTTCTGCGGCCGAACAGGCCCTGCGCGATGCGGCGCTGGAATATCACCGCAGCCCGACGCGCGGCAAGATCGCCGTGGTGCCGACCAAGCCCCTGTCGAACCAGCGCGACTTGTCGCTGGCGTATTCGCCCGGTGTGGCGTATGCCTGCCTGGCGATCCACGAAGATCCGGAAATGGCGGTGGAATACACTTCGCGCGCCAACCTGGTGGGCGTGGTCACCAACGGCACCGCGGTGCTGGGCCTGGGCGACATCGGCCCGCTGGCCGGCAAGCCGGTGATGGAAGGCAAGGGCTGCCTGTTCCACAATTTCGCCGGCATCGACGTGTTCGACATCGAACTGGCCGAGCGCGACCCGGACAAGCTGGTCGAGATCATCGCCGCGCTGGAGCCGACCCTGGGCGGCATCAACCTGGAAGACATCAAGGCGCCGGAATGCTTCTATATCGAAAAGAAGCTGCGCGAGCGCATGAAGATCCCGGTCTTCCACGACGACCAGCACGGCACCGCCATCATTTCCTCGGCGGCCCTGCTGAACGGCCTGGAGCTGGTCAACAAGAAAATCGGCGAAGTCAAGCTGGTGGCTTCCGGCGCCGGCGCTGCGGCGATCGCCTGCCTGGACCTGATGGTCGAGCTGGGCGTCAAGCGTGAAAACATTTTTGTCTGCGATTCGCGCGGCGTGATCCATGACAAGCGCGAAGACAAGCTGGATGTATCCAAGCAGCGCTACCAGCAGACCACCAATGCCCGCACCCTGGGCGATGCGATCGTCGATGCCGACGTGTTCCTCGGCTGCTCGGCGCCTGGCGTGCTGACCCAGGACATGGTCAAGGCCATGGGTTCGCAGCCCATCATCCTGGCGCTGGCCAATCCGGAACCGGAAATCCGTCCTGAGCTGGCGCTGGAAGCGCGGCCGGACTGCATCATCGCCACCGGCCGTTCGGACTATCCGAACCAGGTCAACAATGTGCTGTGCTTCCCCTACATTTTCCGCGGCGCGCTGGACTGCGGCGCTACCAGCATCACGGAAGCGATGAAGGTCGCCTGTGTGCGCGAGATCGCCGACCTGACCAAGGCCGAGATCAGCGAAGAAGTGGCGTCCGCCTATGCCGGCCAGGAACTGCATTTCGGTCCGGAATACATCATTCCGAAGCCATTCGATTCGCGCCTGATCCTGCGTATTGCGCCTGCGGTTGCCCGCGCCGCCGAAGAATCGGGCGTGGCGACACGCCCGATCAAGGACATGGAAGCTTACCGCCAGTCGCTGATGCGTTTTGTCAGCCATACCGGCATGTTCATGCGTCCGGTGTTCGTTGCCGCGCGCGGCGAGCCGCAACGCATCGTCTACGCCGAGGGCGAGGACGAGCGCGTATTGCGCGCGGTGCAGATCGCACTGGAAGAAAAACTGGTGCGGCCAATCCTGATCGGCCGTCCGGCAGTGATCGAGGCGCGCATCAAGCGCGCCGGCTTGCGCTTGCAGGCTGGACGCGATTTCGAACTGATCAATCCGGAAGACGATGTGCGTTTCCGCCAGTACTGGGAAACCTATCACGAGATCAAGGCGCGCGACGGCGTCACGCCCGAGATGGCGAAGTCGACCTTGCGCCGTTCCAACACCACCATCGCTTCGCTGCTGGTCAAGCTGGGCGACGCCGACGGCATGCTGTGCGGCCTGGTGGGACGTTTCGACAACCACCTGGAACATGTGAGCGACATCATCGGCCTGCGCGAAGGCGCCAAGTGTTTCGCCACCATGAACGGCCTGGTGCTGGACAAGCATACCTTGTTCATCGCCGATACCTTCGTCAACGACGATCCGGATGCCGAGCAGCTGGCCGACATCGCGGCGATGGCGGTGGAAGAGGTAAGGCGCTTCGGTGTGCCGCCCAAGGTGGCGTTCCTGTCGCACTCGATGTTCGGTTCCAGCACGCGGCCGTCGGCCAAGAAGATGCGCGCCGCGCGCGACTTGTTCGTCAAGCGCATGCCGGATGTCGAAGCCGATGGCGAGATGCACGGCGATGCAGCCTTGAGCGCAGAGGTGAGGGCGCAGTTCCTGCCGAAATCCACGCTGAGCGGCGACGCCAACGTGCTGGTGACGCCTAACCTGGATGCCGCCAATATCCTGTTCAACGTGTTGAAGATGACTGGCGGGCAGGGCGTTACGGTGGGACCGGTATTGCTGGGCGCCGCAGCGCCGGTGCATATCCTGAATCCGTCGGCGACGGTGCGCCGGGTGGTCAACATGACGGCGCTGGTAGTGGCAAACGCCATCTCTGCCAAGCAGGAAGTGTAA
- a CDS encoding sarcosine oxidase subunit gamma, translating to MLNETQLFQVQQESPFTELTQMLASLAVGANAAVSMEEKPFLELINLKGEADSAVLQKAVKGLTGAVLPLQPNTVTESEQFTIYWLAPNEWLIQSKQPRLPALGSDLAGALAGQFASVVDISSGNTSLVLSGKKAREVLRKGCPLDFHPAAFKLGQCAQSHFFKAGVLLRPLADDAYELVIRRSFADYFGRILLDACQEYLR from the coding sequence ATGTTGAATGAAACCCAGCTTTTCCAGGTGCAGCAAGAGTCGCCGTTCACCGAACTGACGCAGATGCTGGCGTCGCTTGCGGTCGGCGCCAACGCGGCCGTCAGCATGGAAGAGAAGCCCTTCCTCGAATTGATCAACCTCAAGGGCGAAGCGGATTCCGCTGTGCTGCAGAAGGCGGTCAAGGGCCTCACCGGCGCGGTTTTGCCGCTGCAGCCGAACACGGTCACGGAGAGTGAACAGTTCACCATCTACTGGCTGGCGCCCAATGAATGGCTGATCCAGTCGAAACAGCCGCGCCTGCCGGCGTTAGGCAGCGACCTGGCCGGCGCACTGGCGGGACAGTTTGCCTCGGTGGTGGATATCAGCAGCGGCAACACCAGCCTGGTGCTCAGCGGGAAAAAGGCGCGCGAGGTACTGCGGAAAGGTTGTCCGCTGGACTTTCATCCGGCCGCGTTCAAGCTTGGCCAATGCGCCCAAAGTCATTTCTTCAAGGCTGGCGTCTTGCTGCGGCCGTTGGCCGATGATGCGTATGAACTGGTGATCCGGCGCAGCTTCGCCGATTATTTCGGCCGTATCTTGCTGGACGCCTGCCAGGAGTACCTCCGATGA